The sequence CGCCGCCTGGACGTGGCCCTGGGCATCATCGGCCGCCCCGAACTGCTCTTCCTCGACGAGCCGACCACCGGCTTCGACCCGGAGGCCCGCCGCGAGTTCTGGGAGCTGATCCGCGACCTCGCCGCGGCCGGCACCACAATCGTGCTCACCACCCACTACCTGGACGAGGCCGAGTCCCTCGCCGACCGGGTCGGCGTGATCGCCGGCGGTCGGCTGGTCGAGGTGGCCGCTCCCAACCGGCTGGGCAATCGGCAGGAGGCCCTCGCGACGGTCTCCTGGCGTACCCCGGAAGGGACGCTGGAAAGCGCGCAGAGCGCGACGCCGACGGCCTTCGTGGCCGACCTCGCCGCGCGTTACGGCGGCGAGGTCCCCGGGCTCACGGTGACCCGGCCGACCCTGGAGGACGTCTACCTCACCATGATCGGACACGCGCGATGACGACCACGACGAAGCCGGCGACGCCGGTCACCGCGACCCGCGGCCGGCGGCCGGGTGCCGGCACGCTCGCCCTGCGCCAGGGTCGACTGGAGATCACCCAGTTCCTCCGCAGCCGGGAGTCCGTGGTCTTCACGATGGGCTTCCCCATCATCATGATCCTGATCTTCGCGTCGATCTTCGACGGCACGATCGGCGGCGGGGTCAAGTTCACCCAGTACTTCATCACCGGCATGATCGCGACCGGCCTGATGACAGTGAGCTTCCAGAACCTCGGCATCTGGATCCCGATCGAGCGGGATCGGGGGGTGCTCAAGCGCTACCGGGGCACGCCGATGCCGAAGTGGGTCTGGTTCGCCGGCAAAGTGATCATGGTGGTGGCGATCGGCATCGCCGAGACGGCACTGCTGCTGGCCGTCGCGGTGACGCTGTTCGACCTCGACCTGCCGGGCACCGCGGCGAAGTGGTTCACCTTCGGCTGGGTCGCCGTGCTCGGAGTGACCGCCTGCACTCTGTGCGGCATCGCGATCTCGTCGCTGGCCCGCACCGCTCGCAGCGGCTCGGCTGTGGTCACCCCGGTCGCCCTGGTACTCCAGTTCATCTCCGGGGTGTTCTTCGTCTTCACCGACCTGCCCACCTGGATGCAGCAGGTGGCGGCGGTGTTCCCGCTCAAGTGGATGTGCCAGGGGCTGCGGTCGGTGTTCCTGCCGGAGAGCTTCGGTGCCCAGGAGCCGGGCGGCTCGTTCGAGTTGGGCCGGGTGGCGGTGGTGCTGGCCCTGTGGTGCGTGATCGGCGTGGTGCTCTGCCTGACCACCTTCCGCTGGACCACCAAGCGCGACGGCTGAGCGGCCGACCGGGGCGGGTTCCCGCCCCGGTCGCCACAACTCAGTACGTGTAGAAGCCCTTGCCGGTCTTGCGGCCCAGGTCACCGGCGGTGACCATCCGCTGGAGCAACTCCGGCGGGAAGAACTTCTCGTCGGCGGTGTCGGTGTAGATGTTCTTCGAGGCGTGCAGCAGCACGTCCACGCCGGTCAGGTCGGTGGTGGCCAGCGGGCCCATCGCGTGCCCGAAGCCCAGCCGGCAGGCGGTGTCCAGGTCCTCGGCGGACACCACCCCGGACTCGACCAGCTTGACCGCCTCCATCACCAGGGCGGAGATCAGCCGGGTCGTGACGAAGCCGGCGATGTCCCGGTTGACCACGACGACCGTCTTGCCGATCTCCTCGGCGAAGACCCGCGCGGTGTCCAGCGTGGCGTCGCTGG comes from Micromonospora vinacea and encodes:
- a CDS encoding ABC transporter ATP-binding protein, with the translated sequence MDDELAISVRGLRKAYGDNVAVAGVDLDVHRGEVFALLGPNGAGKTTTVEILEGYRHRDAGEVTVLGVDPAQPDADWRSRVGIVLQGTGEFDELTVAEVIRHFSGFYPGADDPEKVIARVGLTDKARARTHTLSGGQKRRLDVALGIIGRPELLFLDEPTTGFDPEARREFWELIRDLAAAGTTIVLTTHYLDEAESLADRVGVIAGGRLVEVAAPNRLGNRQEALATVSWRTPEGTLESAQSATPTAFVADLAARYGGEVPGLTVTRPTLEDVYLTMIGHAR
- a CDS encoding ABC transporter permease, coding for MTTTTKPATPVTATRGRRPGAGTLALRQGRLEITQFLRSRESVVFTMGFPIIMILIFASIFDGTIGGGVKFTQYFITGMIATGLMTVSFQNLGIWIPIERDRGVLKRYRGTPMPKWVWFAGKVIMVVAIGIAETALLLAVAVTLFDLDLPGTAAKWFTFGWVAVLGVTACTLCGIAISSLARTARSGSAVVTPVALVLQFISGVFFVFTDLPTWMQQVAAVFPLKWMCQGLRSVFLPESFGAQEPGGSFELGRVAVVLALWCVIGVVLCLTTFRWTTKRDG